TAAATCCTTTGTGGTATTTTTACATATTGCTAAATTATTTTTAGAATAATATCTTAAATATAAAGAAGGAAATCAGAACAAGTACAAAACCGAATCTAACACCAGATGATAATCTCCCATCCATCATGAAACCACCAAGTATTCCACCACCTATACCCTGAACTAGGACGAAGGAGAAGAACGTGTACTTTAACGCCTCTGGGTCAATATATGATAACCGCATACCCTGCATACCAACTGTTGATGCACCTGCCATCTTACTTTGAACATCGAAAATAGCTGCAAAAATTGTTTTATCAATTATTAGAATAACTGCTAGGAAAACAAAAAAACTTATGAAAATAACTATGCTGTACATTGACATCTCCGCTCTTCTCTGCTGCTCAACGCGTTTAGCTTGATCTATTTCTTTTGCTGCAGCGTTAAAAACAGCAGACGTGTTCCCACCTATCTCCAACGCTTTGTTTACTGTTATAGCCATCCTTTTCACAGTAGCCGTGTTTATTCTTTTTGCGAAATTATCCAAAACCTCTTTTACAGATATACCCCATGATAGCTGAGCTGACATTTTTTGTAACTCAGGTGTAAGCCTTCCATGATCACCTCTTGCAGCTGATTTTATAGCATCAAAAACAGTCATACCTGATGATGTTGAGCTGCTTATTTCACGTAAAAAATCTGGTAGATGTTCCTCCACATCCTTTTTCTTTTTCGTCTGGATATGGTTGTAGAAACCAATTGGACCAATTACTAAAAGTATCCCAAACACAATGAAATCAAAACCTGACAGCATGCCGTTTAAAACATTAAATGCACCTAAAAAAGTTAAGAAACCTAACAAAAACAATACTGTTGAGAAACCTGCTGATATACCTAGTATGATCAGGATGGTTTTATCCTTACCGTAAATTCCTTTTTCGCTGTATCTTTTTATTATGCGTAGTTTCTTCATACTGATTCCCCCATCCCTATTTTCATCATCACATAAAAACCGAAGTACGCCATTGGTAGTATCACAAATGCTAGGATATAGAGAAACCTGAAATCTATGCCCCCGCTACTGGTCATACCCATAACAGATATTATTATTACGAGAAACAGTGGGAACGCTATTACTGTTACAACAAAAGCCTCTGCCATCACCGCTAGCGACTCTAGGTTTCTTTTTCTCTCCACCATATCGTTAAGCATGTATTTTTCTACGCATCTATCAAAATATGGTCCTAGTTCGCTACCTGATTGTATAACGCCTAGCAT
The nucleotide sequence above comes from Candidatus Thermoplasmatota archaeon. Encoded proteins:
- a CDS encoding type II secretion system F family protein, translating into MKKLRIIKRYSEKGIYGKDKTILIILGISAGFSTVLFLLGFLTFLGAFNVLNGMLSGFDFIVFGILLVIGPIGFYNHIQTKKKKDVEEHLPDFLREISSSTSSGMTVFDAIKSAARGDHGRLTPELQKMSAQLSWGISVKEVLDNFAKRINTATVKRMAITVNKALEIGGNTSAVFNAAAKEIDQAKRVEQQRRAEMSMYSIVIFISFFVFLAVILIIDKTIFAAIFDVQSKMAGASTVGMQGMRLSYIDPEALKYTFFSFVLVQGIGGGILGGFMMDGRLSSGVRFGFVLVLISFFIFKILF